Proteins found in one Micromonospora sp. WMMD1082 genomic segment:
- a CDS encoding tetratricopeptide repeat protein codes for MPPLATDTARDLPDATYLPHGLVHCGRCDENMTHTERPEAEPGYQCRPDCRRGLIDAGVLADTVGREILRHAPRIVPITGTPTPPRLAAAYARRVLTRVTVGATATDITLAWHAAPAAPDPLGTTHRQRLAAARGLAASDPHRALHLLCSCLSGVNPRSALPDPGYADTAALRAQVHLTLGQPRDAIGWATYAHHSLNHLNGAHHPGTLASLHLLATAHHRAGNHQRALHLYQQLADLLAETEGPYAHRTLATHATIALVLYHLGHCHAAQTLLADTITTHQREHPGHRSTARMTEHLAGIRRDCAASGHRHLDTPTEPS; via the coding sequence ATGCCCCCACTAGCCACCGACACCGCGCGGGACCTACCGGACGCGACGTACCTGCCACACGGCCTGGTGCACTGCGGACGCTGCGACGAGAACATGACCCACACCGAGCGCCCCGAGGCCGAGCCGGGCTACCAGTGCCGACCCGACTGCCGCCGTGGACTCATCGACGCCGGCGTCCTCGCCGACACCGTCGGCCGGGAGATCCTGCGACACGCCCCCCGGATCGTCCCGATCACCGGCACCCCGACACCCCCGCGCCTGGCCGCCGCCTACGCCCGCCGCGTCCTGACCCGCGTCACCGTCGGCGCCACCGCCACCGACATCACCCTCGCCTGGCACGCCGCCCCCGCCGCCCCGGACCCGCTCGGAACGACCCACCGACAGCGACTCGCCGCGGCCCGCGGCCTCGCCGCCAGCGATCCGCACCGGGCCCTGCACCTGCTCTGTTCCTGCCTCAGCGGCGTCAACCCCCGCAGTGCGCTACCCGATCCGGGGTACGCCGACACCGCTGCGCTGCGCGCCCAGGTGCACCTCACCCTCGGCCAACCGCGTGACGCGATCGGCTGGGCCACCTACGCCCACCACAGCCTGAACCACCTCAACGGCGCCCACCACCCCGGCACCCTGGCCAGCCTGCATCTGCTCGCCACCGCCCACCACCGCGCCGGGAACCATCAACGCGCCCTGCACCTCTACCAGCAGCTCGCCGACCTGCTGGCCGAGACCGAGGGCCCCTACGCCCACCGCACCCTCGCCACCCACGCCACCATCGCCCTCGTCCTGTACCACCTCGGCCACTGCCACGCCGCTCAAACCCTGCTCGCGGACACCATCACCACCCACCAGCGCGAGCACCCCGGCCACCGCAGCACCGCCCGCATGACCGAGCACCTGGCCGGCATCCGCCGCGACTGCGCCGCCAGCGGCCACCGGCACCTCGACACGCCCACCGAGCCCAGCTGA
- a CDS encoding type II CAAX endopeptidase family protein, which yields MRVHAPPAGTAYHRITQRIPWWRTLLTLIAVLISTQVAVYPARLLRQHLPLDLPILGGFTPLIMSFLATASILPVALLIVRWGEARRVGTLCSVTGRLRWPWLLLCTGIAVVCAGAAMLAIIAPTALAVADGRLDLQVVLPILAVPDDLAARLIIIGPILLLPIIGQAAAEEFVTRGAVLQAVGRITRSPWPAIAVQAAVFTALHGSKVGFHPRTVQMLCFGLALGWITVRTGGIEAACAFHTAFNVLDVLAWDLLGMRTIVTGPWTRPVIIGTAIAVYVLIVRVVARGQVLTTTPAATSAAPTTPATQRGEDETAGSPT from the coding sequence ATGCGCGTGCACGCACCCCCCGCCGGTACTGCCTACCACCGGATCACCCAGCGGATCCCGTGGTGGCGGACGCTACTGACCCTGATCGCGGTGCTGATCAGCACTCAGGTCGCGGTGTACCCCGCCAGGCTGCTGCGTCAACACCTGCCGCTGGACCTGCCGATCCTCGGTGGTTTCACTCCGCTGATCATGTCGTTCCTCGCTACCGCCAGCATCCTGCCGGTGGCGCTACTCATCGTCCGCTGGGGTGAGGCCCGCCGAGTGGGTACGCTGTGCAGCGTCACGGGCCGCCTACGCTGGCCATGGTTGCTGCTCTGCACCGGCATCGCGGTGGTCTGCGCCGGCGCCGCGATGCTCGCCATCATCGCGCCTACGGCGCTGGCGGTCGCCGATGGACGGCTGGACCTTCAGGTGGTGCTGCCCATACTCGCAGTGCCCGATGACCTTGCTGCCCGTCTCATCATCATCGGGCCGATTCTGCTCTTGCCCATCATCGGCCAGGCCGCGGCGGAAGAGTTCGTCACCCGTGGTGCTGTCCTGCAGGCCGTCGGACGGATCACCCGCTCACCCTGGCCGGCCATCGCCGTTCAAGCCGCGGTCTTCACCGCGCTGCACGGCAGCAAAGTCGGTTTCCACCCGCGCACCGTGCAGATGCTGTGCTTTGGCCTTGCCCTCGGCTGGATCACCGTCCGCACCGGCGGCATCGAGGCCGCCTGCGCCTTCCACACCGCCTTCAACGTCCTGGACGTGCTGGCCTGGGACCTCCTCGGCATGAGGACCATCGTCACCGGACCCTGGACCAGGCCCGTCATCATCGGCACCGCGATCGCCGTCTACGTGCTGATCGTGCGCGTCGTAGCCCGCGGACAGGTCCTCACCACCACGCCAGCGGCCACGAGCGCCGCCCCCACCACACCGGCCACACAGCGAGGCGAGGACGAGACGGCCGGGAGCCCGACGTGA
- a CDS encoding M48 family metalloprotease: MASAVLVAPSPYAAAGYGLVVLVVAFAVGVATLTPRVGLPVSRQDRAAAVSLVDTWQGRTTALHQELRRCREWALLPVGVLVLLGLTPLGPALIRPLGDSPTAQLVSGFLVLNFILVIVGLPHEIAKQRLLVRYRFSGQGWPDWISTTARKCLFDVTGLGLVLGVWYAAVALTPDWWWLWAFVGTTIMSIAVRFFFSWRLPRLTKATPLAHGELRERLFRLAEQNGVNVTEVYVTRTYWPKGLQAEVIGYGPWRIVLADTLLRQAAATRSASTTVRGADDQIAAVVVHELAHARHQDASSHHVLMGLRVGIALCGIYLLSGWAWLLSLSGVESATDPDALGLLFLLFLAGAQGLNPVLAWVWRRREAYADWYALTVTDDPESLEQYWRETARVSQADPNPPRIERLFAHDPPVVDRIAAITAYVRSQSQASEAAGPRTPAPADVEREPA, from the coding sequence TTGGCGTCGGCGGTGCTCGTCGCGCCGTCTCCGTACGCGGCTGCCGGTTACGGGCTTGTGGTGCTGGTGGTGGCTTTTGCCGTGGGAGTCGCGACGTTGACCCCTCGGGTAGGGCTGCCGGTGTCGAGGCAGGACCGGGCAGCGGCAGTGAGTTTGGTGGACACCTGGCAGGGCAGGACCACGGCGCTGCATCAGGAGTTGCGCCGTTGCCGCGAGTGGGCTCTCCTGCCGGTGGGTGTGCTGGTGCTGCTGGGACTGACGCCGCTAGGGCCGGCTCTTATCCGACCACTGGGCGATTCGCCTACGGCGCAACTTGTCTCGGGCTTCCTCGTGCTCAACTTCATTCTCGTCATCGTCGGGTTACCGCACGAAATTGCGAAGCAGCGGCTCCTCGTCCGTTACCGCTTCTCCGGGCAGGGGTGGCCGGATTGGATCAGCACCACCGCCCGGAAATGCCTTTTCGATGTGACTGGCCTCGGACTGGTCCTGGGGGTCTGGTATGCCGCTGTCGCTCTCACGCCGGACTGGTGGTGGTTATGGGCGTTCGTGGGAACGACGATCATGTCGATTGCGGTCAGGTTTTTCTTTTCTTGGCGGTTGCCACGGCTGACGAAGGCCACGCCTCTCGCGCACGGCGAGTTGCGTGAGCGTCTGTTCAGACTGGCTGAGCAGAACGGCGTCAACGTCACTGAGGTGTATGTCACGCGCACCTATTGGCCAAAAGGACTGCAGGCTGAGGTGATCGGATACGGCCCGTGGCGGATCGTGCTCGCGGACACTCTGCTGCGCCAGGCCGCCGCAACGCGTTCGGCGAGCACGACGGTCCGCGGTGCCGACGACCAGATCGCCGCGGTGGTCGTCCACGAGCTGGCGCACGCCAGGCACCAGGACGCCAGCTCGCATCACGTCCTCATGGGGCTGAGGGTCGGCATCGCGTTGTGCGGCATCTACCTGCTCAGTGGTTGGGCGTGGCTGCTGAGCTTGTCTGGTGTGGAGTCTGCCACCGACCCCGACGCGCTGGGGCTACTGTTCCTGTTGTTCCTCGCTGGCGCGCAAGGGCTGAACCCGGTGCTGGCGTGGGTATGGCGACGCAGGGAGGCGTACGCCGACTGGTATGCGCTCACCGTGACCGATGATCCCGAATCGCTGGAGCAGTACTGGCGAGAGACAGCGCGGGTAAGCCAGGCCGACCCCAACCCACCCCGAATCGAGCGGCTCTTCGCACATGATCCCCCGGTCGTCGACCGGATCGCGGCGATCACCGCGTATGTCAGGAGCCAAAGCCAGGCCAGTGAGGCCGCGGGCCCGCGTACGCCCGCGCCAGCCGATGTCGAGCGGGAACCGGCGTGA
- a CDS encoding tetratricopeptide repeat protein, with translation MPAAPQDDGPGAARIARAVERAEELVAVGDLPRAAGCLRSVLANMDRAAVSSAAVDAAVLYAHVLTSAGHPEVGLAWARWARPRHGRGPDDPVAVRILGVLAASLHATGQLRAAAAHYRDLTAALTRLDGPDAPRTLAARADLAVVLHASGDCDTAHAELGAVLQEQQSGPDHLMVKLLTRRACMYRDCLDARAAQCFLQAVARARAVGLAEQVRAAAARAPCDRHRRVCTHRRPRPTGQPPAPSQHPESLEARRAGQPTPAARSPWEAP, from the coding sequence GTGCCAGCCGCGCCTCAGGATGACGGCCCGGGCGCGGCACGGATCGCACGTGCGGTCGAACGGGCGGAAGAGCTGGTCGCGGTGGGTGACCTGCCGAGGGCCGCCGGGTGCCTGCGGTCTGTCCTCGCCAACATGGACCGCGCCGCCGTGTCGTCCGCGGCGGTCGACGCGGCCGTCCTCTACGCCCATGTCCTCACCAGCGCGGGACATCCTGAGGTCGGACTGGCGTGGGCGAGATGGGCACGGCCCCGGCACGGGCGTGGACCGGACGACCCGGTGGCGGTGCGGATCCTAGGCGTCCTCGCGGCGTCTCTGCACGCGACGGGTCAGCTCCGGGCCGCCGCCGCTCACTACCGGGACCTGACCGCGGCGCTCACCCGCCTGGACGGGCCTGACGCGCCGCGTACGCTGGCGGCCCGCGCGGACCTCGCGGTGGTGCTGCACGCCAGCGGCGACTGCGACACAGCCCATGCCGAGCTCGGCGCGGTGCTGCAGGAACAGCAGAGCGGCCCGGATCACCTCATGGTCAAGCTGCTCACGCGGCGGGCCTGCATGTACCGAGACTGCCTCGATGCCCGCGCCGCGCAGTGTTTCCTACAGGCGGTAGCCCGCGCCCGCGCCGTGGGCCTCGCCGAGCAGGTGCGCGCCGCCGCCGCACGCGCGCCCTGCGACCGGCACCGGAGGGTCTGCACCCACCGCCGCCCTCGCCCCACCGGCCAGCCGCCCGCGCCGAGCCAACACCCCGAAAGCCTGGAGGCCCGCCGCGCGGGTCAGCCCACGCCAGCGGCACGCTCGCCCTGGGAGGCGCCGTGA
- a CDS encoding methyltransferase domain-containing protein, with the protein MIAAPSHYRFRSDELMQLVYDPFTCRDLSRVGVWPGQRVMDIGAGAGSITRFLAERVGVTGRVIAVDDTRLLDTTDIVDVHQRDLRAGLGLPIMPGTVDLVHARNAWAHLPNPVRVVDEAITLLRPGGWLVLGDIIHGRVLVHRAPSDADLIVQVIHAILATVADGGVDLRWGEKALAVLLDAGMRNVYGRSRAETWSGGGPGCLLMAAHAAALRDQLLRDDLTAGDLKQFGELMVDPGVVVEGYRFASTIAQRPQ; encoded by the coding sequence ATGATCGCCGCACCGTCGCACTACCGGTTTCGTAGCGACGAGCTGATGCAGCTGGTGTACGACCCGTTCACGTGTCGCGACTTGTCGCGTGTGGGTGTCTGGCCGGGTCAGCGGGTGATGGACATCGGTGCCGGCGCGGGTTCGATCACCCGGTTCCTCGCCGAGCGGGTCGGCGTCACCGGCAGGGTGATCGCGGTCGACGACACCCGTCTGCTCGATACCACCGACATCGTCGATGTGCATCAGCGTGATCTGCGGGCGGGTCTGGGTCTGCCGATCATGCCCGGCACGGTGGACCTTGTCCATGCCCGCAACGCGTGGGCGCATCTGCCGAACCCGGTCCGTGTCGTCGACGAGGCGATCACACTGTTGCGTCCTGGTGGGTGGCTGGTGCTCGGTGACATTATCCACGGCCGCGTCCTGGTTCACCGGGCGCCGTCAGACGCCGACCTGATCGTCCAGGTCATTCACGCCATTCTCGCCACTGTCGCCGATGGTGGCGTCGACCTGCGCTGGGGTGAGAAGGCTCTCGCGGTGCTCCTGGACGCTGGTATGCGGAATGTCTACGGCCGTAGCCGTGCTGAGACGTGGAGCGGCGGCGGCCCGGGCTGCCTGCTGATGGCCGCACATGCCGCTGCGCTGCGCGACCAGCTTCTGCGAGACGACCTCACCGCCGGTGACCTCAAGCAGTTCGGGGAGCTGATGGTCGACCCCGGCGTCGTCGTCGAGGGCTACCGCTTCGCCTCCACCATCGCCCAGAGGCCGCAGTGA
- a CDS encoding N-acetyltransferase: MSRIRAARWAEHAAVTAVIADALLPSALVEWLVPEATQRGRVVADVAAIWVEHAFVHGEVYLADGTEGVAAVVVRLHRYRAIPPPEMDGGRVVDAADEHAAHVALVDALILSHRPTEPHHHVVCLAVRPSAQGVEWGRALLDHVCRRMDSVEAPSWTVVLPGGRDLFASAGYTAGRQFTVPGGQTLCPMRAASGAGGDARSAAETAGNRGRMSP, translated from the coding sequence GTGAGCCGGATCCGGGCCGCCCGGTGGGCGGAGCATGCGGCCGTGACGGCGGTGATTGCTGACGCGCTGCTTCCCAGCGCGTTGGTCGAGTGGCTGGTGCCCGAGGCGACGCAGCGCGGCCGTGTGGTGGCCGATGTGGCCGCGATCTGGGTCGAGCACGCGTTCGTGCACGGCGAGGTGTATCTGGCCGACGGCACCGAGGGTGTGGCCGCTGTCGTGGTGCGTCTGCACCGGTACCGGGCGATACCACCACCGGAGATGGACGGCGGTCGTGTCGTCGACGCCGCTGATGAGCACGCGGCCCACGTCGCGTTGGTGGATGCCCTCATCCTGAGTCACCGTCCCACCGAGCCGCACCATCACGTGGTGTGTCTGGCCGTACGTCCGTCGGCCCAGGGCGTCGAATGGGGTCGGGCGTTGCTCGATCACGTGTGTCGCCGGATGGACAGCGTCGAGGCGCCGTCGTGGACCGTTGTCCTGCCAGGCGGGCGGGACCTGTTCGCCAGCGCCGGCTACACCGCCGGACGTCAGTTCACGGTGCCCGGCGGGCAGACGCTGTGCCCGATGCGGGCTGCCAGCGGGGCCGGCGGTGACGCGCGTTCCGCTGCCGAGACGGCCGGCAACCGCGGACGGATGTCGCCGTGA
- a CDS encoding tetratricopeptide repeat protein — MTPPTTLDIRGIEGYLPDGLLHCALRRQPMTRTDHPTVLGYQCRPGCRRKSLNGLQITGIVGREILRQAPRLLPPGTDPYQAATHASRVLAAVTVGPTAATPRFTWRTAPASPATGHVRRLATARRVVSGNPHQAVRLLRLVLAGVDPAAPAPDDTHAQAAAHRVVGQYQQALHRYGRLAEHLVVTDGPQGHRTLATRASIALMLHRLGHCQTAHALHADTSTHRAVHRDRRPATTAMRLHLARIRRDCTTKGHDYCYTGVPAGVGRPVGANTSPSRLRPAHSDTNASRHG, encoded by the coding sequence GTGACACCCCCGACCACCCTAGACATTCGCGGTATCGAGGGGTATCTGCCGGACGGGCTGCTGCACTGCGCATTGCGCCGGCAACCCATGACCCGCACCGACCACCCGACCGTCTTGGGCTACCAGTGCCGGCCCGGCTGCCGCCGCAAGTCCCTGAACGGTCTCCAGATCACCGGCATCGTCGGACGGGAGATCCTGCGGCAGGCGCCCCGGCTCCTGCCGCCGGGCACGGACCCGTACCAGGCCGCCACCCATGCCAGCCGGGTCCTGGCCGCCGTCACCGTCGGGCCGACCGCCGCCACGCCCCGGTTCACCTGGCGCACCGCACCCGCCTCGCCCGCGACGGGCCACGTCCGTCGTCTCGCCACGGCTCGCCGCGTCGTGTCCGGCAACCCTCACCAGGCGGTGCGTCTGCTGCGTCTCGTCCTGGCCGGTGTCGACCCCGCCGCGCCGGCACCCGACGACACCCACGCACAGGCCGCCGCACACCGCGTCGTCGGGCAGTACCAGCAAGCCCTGCACCGCTACGGGCGACTCGCCGAGCACCTGGTCGTCACGGACGGGCCGCAGGGTCACCGCACCCTGGCCACCCGCGCCAGCATCGCGCTGATGCTGCACCGCCTCGGCCACTGCCAGACAGCCCACGCCCTGCACGCCGACACCTCCACCCACCGCGCCGTGCATCGCGACCGTCGGCCGGCGACGACCGCGATGAGGCTGCACCTGGCCCGGATCCGCCGTGACTGCACCACCAAGGGACACGACTACTGCTACACCGGCGTGCCGGCCGGCGTCGGGCGACCGGTCGGCGCGAACACATCCCCATCGCGTCTGCGGCCCGCTCATTCCGACACCAACGCGAGCCGGCATGGATAA
- a CDS encoding endonuclease/exonuclease/phosphatase family protein yields the protein MLITVVGQNIQHGGFTDKDGKWEDRWPLLRERLAAAEPDVLVLNETRGWTTGDHWRVGRAMRDLDMYAVPPPPRTVEDNGSLILARWDTMGPLRYTNHDFSGHTVNGFTTVSFDVEGLEQPITFVGLHLTPYSATAALAEAELVVTRGYQNGSLVVALGDVNFAPADGPEPDYSKMRVYNKASRTLPSENGTGLRPNRDIAKAIERRGFIDVALHLARKTGDESLLEHTASDDRIDLTLVSEPMADAVKEYARLGTPARASDHDGTRTVIDTDDIDRSKMFDYQ from the coding sequence ATGCTGATCACAGTTGTCGGGCAGAATATTCAGCACGGGGGATTCACCGACAAGGACGGGAAATGGGAAGACCGGTGGCCGTTGCTGCGGGAGCGGCTCGCTGCCGCAGAACCGGACGTGCTGGTCCTCAACGAAACGCGGGGCTGGACGACGGGCGATCATTGGCGGGTCGGTCGGGCGATGAGGGATCTCGACATGTACGCTGTCCCGCCGCCGCCGCGTACCGTGGAAGACAACGGGTCGCTGATCTTGGCCCGGTGGGACACCATGGGTCCGTTGCGCTACACCAACCACGACTTCTCCGGGCACACGGTAAACGGCTTTACCACCGTGAGTTTCGACGTAGAGGGTTTGGAACAGCCGATTACGTTCGTTGGGTTGCATCTGACCCCGTACAGTGCCACGGCCGCCCTCGCGGAGGCTGAGCTGGTCGTCACCCGCGGCTACCAAAACGGATCGCTCGTCGTCGCCCTTGGCGACGTGAATTTTGCGCCAGCTGACGGCCCGGAGCCGGACTACTCGAAGATGCGTGTCTACAACAAAGCCTCACGGACCCTGCCCTCTGAGAACGGGACCGGCCTACGGCCCAACCGTGACATCGCGAAAGCCATCGAGCGACGTGGCTTCATCGACGTCGCCCTGCACCTGGCGAGGAAGACCGGCGATGAGAGTCTGCTGGAACACACCGCGTCGGATGACCGGATCGACCTGACCTTGGTTTCCGAACCGATGGCCGACGCCGTAAAGGAATACGCGCGGCTCGGCACGCCGGCACGCGCCAGCGACCACGACGGCACTCGTACCGTGATCGACACCGACGACATCGACCGCAGCAAGATGTTCGACTACCAATGA
- a CDS encoding endonuclease/exonuclease/phosphatase family protein yields the protein MMLLRVMTYNLGDWGKRAHDPAEAARHRAAVDVVRQYRPHILFAQELFVPAGERAQAVAARMVRAAGLDAAVGVEGNHAQLATCVGWRSPVVMRRGSARRASPDRLWHALHGVTLRAGGPTFGCWVYHGPPRVGRDENIVEAQRVSEAQVVAAEVAGGDDECALVCGDWNWLPADRAADGGYWHPDPVMPDGLTAAQARLALSRAPGQVLVDAGLVSVGAALRRPLTQTSTGHEPPPTMRGTDYGARLIDEGFVTPGVVEALKDHWVVDTPQTRAISDHLPRMFTVDTRHIGGGR from the coding sequence ATGATGCTGCTGCGCGTCATGACGTACAACCTGGGTGACTGGGGCAAACGCGCGCACGACCCGGCCGAGGCGGCCCGGCACCGGGCCGCGGTGGACGTCGTGCGGCAATACCGGCCGCACATCCTGTTCGCGCAGGAGCTGTTCGTGCCGGCCGGCGAGCGGGCGCAGGCGGTAGCCGCCCGGATGGTGCGCGCCGCCGGTTTGGATGCGGCGGTGGGGGTGGAGGGCAACCACGCTCAGCTCGCCACGTGCGTCGGCTGGCGGAGCCCGGTGGTGATGCGGCGGGGCTCGGCCCGGCGTGCGAGTCCGGACAGGCTGTGGCACGCCCTGCACGGGGTGACCCTGCGCGCGGGCGGCCCGACCTTCGGATGCTGGGTGTACCACGGGCCGCCGCGGGTGGGCCGCGACGAGAACATCGTCGAAGCGCAGCGGGTGAGCGAGGCGCAGGTGGTGGCCGCGGAGGTGGCCGGCGGCGACGACGAGTGTGCCCTGGTGTGTGGGGACTGGAATTGGCTGCCCGCAGACCGGGCGGCCGATGGTGGGTACTGGCATCCCGACCCGGTGATGCCCGATGGCCTCACCGCGGCGCAGGCGCGGCTGGCGCTGAGCCGCGCTCCCGGGCAGGTGCTGGTGGACGCCGGACTGGTGTCTGTGGGAGCGGCGCTGCGCCGGCCGCTGACCCAGACCAGCACCGGCCACGAGCCCCCGCCGACGATGAGGGGCACCGACTACGGCGCTCGGCTGATCGATGAGGGCTTCGTGACTCCCGGGGTGGTGGAGGCGCTGAAGGACCACTGGGTGGTGGACACCCCGCAGACCAGGGCCATCTCGGACCATCTCCCGAGGATGTTCACCGTCGACACCCGGCACATCGGCGGCGGGCGATGA
- a CDS encoding helix-turn-helix transcriptional regulator, which yields MTASGPGPTTIRRRIRFLLRQLRVDGGHSQDDVCRVMRWSQSKMARIECGVTNIGVRDLRDLLQFYGVGEAEAAPLVELARRALRPHWAAAYRDDVPAAYMDFLGLEDDAIRVSEYHPFVIPGLLQTEQYARLLQAAGPRRRGGDAAAEARVRLAMARQRRVFAQPRPGRVRVVLDEWALTVVRSAQVMLDQIELILSRLPEVDLVLLTRGTAADSVLVGPFSMHETGSEIDPDVVYVASPPEDGALVEDPEIVNGYTRAFDHSYRQAASRADTRRILDAIAEPLRRARAARAARSAP from the coding sequence ATGACGGCGAGCGGGCCGGGACCGACCACGATTCGCCGCCGCATCCGCTTCCTGTTGCGTCAACTACGGGTCGATGGTGGGCACTCTCAGGACGATGTGTGCCGTGTGATGCGCTGGTCTCAGTCCAAAATGGCCCGGATTGAGTGCGGTGTGACCAACATCGGCGTTCGGGATCTGCGGGACCTGCTTCAGTTCTACGGGGTTGGCGAGGCCGAGGCGGCGCCGCTGGTGGAGCTGGCGAGGCGGGCACTGCGGCCCCATTGGGCAGCTGCGTACCGCGACGATGTGCCAGCTGCCTACATGGATTTCCTCGGTCTCGAAGACGATGCGATACGTGTCAGTGAATACCATCCGTTCGTGATTCCCGGGCTGCTGCAGACCGAGCAGTACGCCCGCCTGCTGCAGGCCGCGGGACCGCGACGTCGCGGTGGCGACGCCGCGGCCGAGGCCCGGGTGCGGCTGGCCATGGCCCGGCAGCGCCGCGTCTTCGCGCAGCCACGTCCCGGCCGCGTGCGGGTCGTGCTCGACGAGTGGGCGCTGACCGTCGTGAGAAGCGCGCAGGTCATGCTCGACCAGATCGAGCTGATCCTGTCGCGGCTGCCCGAAGTTGACCTCGTGCTGCTCACACGCGGCACCGCCGCCGACTCCGTCCTCGTCGGCCCGTTCTCGATGCACGAGACCGGATCCGAGATCGATCCGGATGTGGTCTACGTCGCCAGCCCGCCCGAGGACGGGGCGCTCGTCGAGGATCCGGAGATCGTCAACGGCTACACGCGCGCCTTCGACCACTCATATCGGCAGGCGGCCTCCCGCGCCGACACACGACGCATCCTCGACGCCATCGCCGAGCCACTGCGTCGCGCCCGGGCTGCGCGGGCAGCCAGGTCTGCACCGTGA
- a CDS encoding alpha/beta fold hydrolase → MVASVPGGRPPRASGSRATRPGAPGLAGGAGPAVAEHRVVVPLDHTDPSRGRIAVFAREIWDPARPDLPWLLFLHGGPGHESTRPTWSPVSPPWLGRALRDYRVVLLDARGTGLSSPIGSLTGPTADTTAAVLTRYRADAIVRDAELVRQAICGDRSWSVLGESAGGFALLTYLSTAPHAVAEAFFAGGLPPVGQSPDVVYRATHDGMRERSARFYARYPGDRDRVARLHALLADQTIVLPGGDRLTSRKVRQLGMLLGVAGGEQRLHFLLERDPTSAAFAHDVAAATPWSARDPLHTVLHESCWADGGVTAWSAQRTLPADYDSDATLWTGEHVYPWMLDPVDGYQDLRPWQGIAEDLAAHHWPRLYDEAQLRACAVPCAAVIYADDAYVPAALSRRTAHLIPGMRVWDDPTHQHDGLDVDGGAILDCLITMIRS, encoded by the coding sequence ATGGTCGCAAGCGTGCCCGGTGGTCGTCCCCCGCGGGCGTCCGGTAGTCGGGCCACCCGACCCGGTGCGCCGGGGCTGGCCGGCGGCGCCGGTCCGGCGGTCGCCGAGCATCGGGTGGTGGTGCCCCTCGATCATACGGACCCCTCGCGGGGGCGGATCGCGGTGTTCGCCCGCGAGATCTGGGATCCGGCGCGGCCGGACCTGCCGTGGCTGCTGTTTTTGCACGGCGGCCCGGGGCACGAGTCGACGCGTCCGACGTGGTCGCCGGTGAGCCCGCCGTGGCTGGGCCGCGCGTTGCGGGACTACCGGGTCGTGTTGCTGGATGCGCGCGGCACGGGCCTGTCCAGTCCGATCGGATCGCTGACCGGCCCCACCGCCGACACCACCGCCGCGGTACTGACGCGCTACCGGGCCGACGCGATCGTGCGGGATGCCGAACTCGTACGTCAGGCGATCTGCGGTGATCGGTCGTGGAGTGTGCTGGGCGAAAGCGCCGGAGGGTTCGCGCTGCTGACCTACCTGTCGACGGCGCCGCACGCGGTGGCGGAGGCGTTTTTCGCCGGCGGTCTCCCGCCGGTGGGTCAATCCCCTGACGTGGTGTATCGGGCGACGCACGACGGCATGCGGGAGCGCTCGGCCCGCTTCTACGCCCGCTATCCCGGCGACCGCGACCGGGTCGCCCGGCTCCACGCACTACTGGCCGACCAGACCATCGTCCTGCCCGGCGGGGACCGGCTCACCAGCCGGAAGGTGCGGCAGCTCGGCATGCTGCTGGGCGTCGCTGGCGGCGAGCAGCGGCTCCATTTCCTGCTCGAACGCGATCCCACCTCTGCGGCGTTCGCGCACGACGTGGCCGCCGCCACCCCGTGGTCGGCGCGCGACCCCCTGCACACGGTGCTGCACGAGTCCTGCTGGGCCGACGGCGGCGTGACAGCCTGGTCGGCGCAGCGGACTCTGCCCGCCGACTACGACAGCGATGCCACGCTGTGGACCGGTGAGCACGTCTACCCGTGGATGCTCGACCCCGTCGACGGCTACCAAGATCTGCGGCCCTGGCAGGGGATCGCCGAGGACCTCGCGGCACACCACTGGCCGCGACTGTATGACGAGGCACAACTACGGGCATGCGCGGTCCCGTGCGCCGCGGTGATCTACGCCGACGACGCGTACGTGCCGGCGGCGCTGTCCAGACGCACCGCCCACCTGATCCCCGGCATGCGGGTCTGGGACGATCCCACCCACCAGCACGACGGCCTGGACGTCGACGGCGGCGCCATCCTGGACTGCCTGATCACCATGATCCGCAGCTGA